The Nerophis lumbriciformis linkage group LG04, RoL_Nlum_v2.1, whole genome shotgun sequence genome contains the following window.
TATGGCACATCCTATATATATTAGCTTTGAGCTACCTTGAAAAATGGAACCTTAATTTTGAGCACTTTCTatagaggttaatttgtgtctttattacgaaaactttttttacactgaatttagctaacttaatttttttttacctcaaattATATTGACAATTTCAGTAAAAACTAAAATCATTGTTTTAAAAATCtgcgtataaaaattcagtcctAAAAAATTTTGTGTCGAAAAATTCGCTGCGTTAAAAAGCCAGACTCACTTTTGGCAAATTAAGGCTGAAGCAATCGATTCGATCTCAGAATCAGCCAATAAGGTGTCAAGTTTGAGGTCACATGACAAgtggtcttgcaaaacagcataaaaaaggcagttaactggactacctgggcataatacaacataataaagATTTCAAAGCGGCCTGCTGGATGTTTTCAAATTATAGAAATGATTCCAAAGGTTAAAATTTGCGCTTATGTGTGACATTGCTGCGCTGCTTCATACAGACAAGGCACggggcagagtgggcggggcagcAACAAGTGTTAGATGAAGACTGATTTCTacagcaaagttctgcagaacagtcATATATTGAATAAGTGGAtgtttttacaatattaactaaacaataaaacactgaatactgaGAATATATGAATGTTGCTCCTATACTGCCAACCACCTCCTTAatcgacatcttttataatcgagcaagaacaacaaagatgcaacaaacatggcaaaacattaacgcaaagggtaaaaaacatcCACTTATTCCATATAATATCACTGTTCTCCAGAACTTTGCTGTAGAATTCTTCCTCCGTCTGACGCTCGCGTTTGCGAGGTCTCAGGCTCGTTGCTGTCCCGCCCACTATGCCGTGTGCCTCATCTGCATGAACCAGTGCAAcaatgtcactcaaaagtgcataTTTTAACCAATCATTTATTTAGTTTGAAAACATCCAACAGGCCGGGTTGAagtgtttattatgttgtattatgccaaggtaccacagttaactgcctttttaatgctgttttgcaagacccgtgtcacgtgacttgacacatcattggctggttctgagacaggattgattgcttcagtcttaatttaccggaagtgatcttcagctctcgctggatcggttcgcagccgagtgtgaagcgactgggatgagaattagcacctccaagtccgagtccatggttcttgcccggaaaagggtggaatgccatcttcgggttggggaggagaccctgccccaagtggaggagttcaagtacctcggagtcttgttcacgagtgaaggaagagtggatcgtgagattgacaggcggatcggtgcggcatcttcagtaatgcggacgctgtatcgatccgttgtggtgaagaaggagctgagccggaaggcaaagctctcaatttaccggttgatctacgttcccatcctcacctatggtcatgagctttgggttatgaccgaaaggacaagatcacgggtacaagcggccgaaatgagtttcctccgccgggtggcagggctctcccttagagatagggtgagaagctctgtcatccggggggagctcaaagtaaagccgctgctcctccacatcgagaggagccagatgaggtggtttgggcatctggtcaggatgccacccgatcgcctccctcggaaggtgtttagggcacgtccgaccggtaggaggccacggggaagacccaggacacgttgggaagactatgtctcccggctggcctgggaaccctTCGGCATCCCCCGGGAggacctggacgaagtggctggggagaggaaagtctgggcttccctgcttaggctgctgcccccgcgacccgacctcggataagcggaagaagatggatggatggatggatggatggaatttttcgacactgaatctttcagcactgaattttttccaCAGAActttaaactgattttttttcaatgaaattgagagcataatttgatgtaaaaacatGTCAGTTTACAAAGTTAAGAGTAATTACCTCCATTattgcaaataaactgcatttcttagtatcttaataaGTATGAATATAAAAAGCTAAAACATGAGCTGGcaagctaatagctaagctaaccatTAGGCTAGCTAAATTAGTGGTGTCTATAGTGGGTAGTATCAATATATGatcaatactagagtgattaggtagttatatatttttttttgaacgaaaaaatgttttccatattttagtaaatgtGTACAAcctcagggaataattccctggacacaggaggatttTAAAGGCAAAACAGaaatgatttaaatgagtagtatATACAAGTGTTTGATTTTGTCTATATTATTGTGTACTGTTGacattgttttgctcaaacaattgtatgtaataaaagagtataatgtactagtttaaatattgtgttgaaatTATTAAGTATGAATAGGCTCTTACCATAAATGCAATGAAAAATTTACAGTGATACATTCATGGGATCGGTGATGTTCgtatcagaatcggcagcataaaaccctgatcaaaGCATcccaaaattgcaacattacctaagaGGAAGTCAGCAATGAATACACCCGTTTACCCACCAAGTGCTTGTTTTGGTGCAAAGTCTACAACCGGGTGCAACCTAGGTaacgaaaattggtaccgtttgattttacgtgaattggtaCTCAGCAGTACACATGGAATTCAGTCGGTACCTTTAAAAGTACTGAGTACTAGTGAGTAGTAGTAAGTAGTAgtgaatttggtacccatccctattccTCTTCCACTGACATTGCACCGTATGCAATAATCATTTTCAAACTTGGTAGTGCATCATTACAGACAATGCGTGAATGTACAGTGAGTGAGGTCATAGAGTAAAAGAAGACtgaaagtaacaaaaaaaaaaatgtatgtcctTCAGTTGTAACACAACTGTTTTATGTTACTGATACAAAAGTTCAACCAGGAAAAGTTGATACTCACGTTGAAGGATGTTTCTTTGCTCCAGCTCCTCAGCGGTAGGTCGCTGGCTAAGACGTCTAAAGGGAACAAAAGCGAATagattctatttttaaacaagtgAATCACTTTGTTATTCAAACCACAAGTACAACAAAGATCTTTTCAACATTTCATGAGGAGACGTACACTCACTCTTGTCGTTTCTTAATATACAAAAGCAGAACTGTTATTATGTATTTCTTTTTACCTTGTGAGTGCAGTACCAATCTGTGTGCGGATTGTCTCCCATTGCTCCCTGCTCTGCCAGGTGAGGCCGGTCTGTCCTGGTGGTTGGTCATCTCTGCCACTCCTCTCCTGCGAAAATCTGTCCCTGTCGGGCGCAGAGGAACGACTGCTCAATGCCAGAGTGTCTTTCCTCTTCACCCTACTGGCCAGAGCACCTGGATAATGGACAAGCAACAAGACACCTATGACATTTTACTCTCTACTTTCATCTAGTTCTATATGGTCTTTCTCTTGAGTCTATTTCTTAACAATTCTATACAAGAAGTGTCTCATATTACTGATTATGAATTAAACATAGTGAAAGGTGGCAAAAAGAACCCTGTGGAAACACATATACAGTACGGTATATGGTCAGTTGTTGCCATGAACACGCTCTGGGTATGCTGTAAGTCGCAATAACATGTCAACACCAAATACACACGACAGACAGACTGGTAGCACCGAACATACACCACAGAGTGGGCAGTTATGTGCAAGCACCTTTCTTCAGGATTGCAGACAACATTCAGTCTTTGACCAGCCCATTCTATTGTGatatgtttatatttgcatatactgTACTTAACAAAAGTCTGATCCCACTATATGTTGTTTTAGCAATACTTCAATGTCTGCTTTAGCAGACTGCAAAGCACCAAAACTAAAactttgatttacaaacccctcattGTAGGAACTTTCCAATGTACAAACCACAGGTCAAATGAAAATGTGTTTTGGTGTAAAAACGTTTGATCCACCCACTGTGTGCATGCAGCTCAGCCATTTTGTGTCTGGCAGCACATCCATAGTGGGCAGGCTGATCGTTCTTTAGTGATCACTGATCATTCAATTAGCACAGTGCCACGTTTAGCTACTATGCTACTTTTTgtgctttttaagtgtttttcaCCTTTCTTGTTAGTGTAATCCTGCTAACTGTGTCTGGTCATCAAAATAATACGATTACTTTAGTTGGagcctaaatttttttttttaaatattatgctTGGTTATTATGTAGTTTAACGTTTTTATTTTCTAATACTATTCTATAaggaagtgtgtccaaactttttcctgcACAGAGCCgcataaaaaacaattttaagaATGTAGGGGTCATTTCAATATACTGTAATTCCCTTTTCTGTATTTTatgtaccatttaaaaaaaaatcaaaaacactAAAGCTACTCCAGTGTAAGTCAATACTAAGTTGTTAAATATACTTCAAAAATTATTATTGATAGTGAGATATCTTATTAAAATAATGTTTCCCTTTTTCATGTTAAATTGTATGTATCGAAAAGGGGTGTCCAACGTCCAATCTTAGCCAATAAATAGTTTATCGACCTTCAACATGTTCTGAAAATCACATAAATTCATTAGGTGTATAAGATATATTGTGTAACAATAACAACTATTTGCTTCTTCACCTATAAAATATTCAAAAGCTAGGACAACTATTTCATTTTCAAATAGCTTAGCATATGCCGGTTTACATTTCATTGATTTTTGCATCTTTAATGTATCGACGTGGCCCCAGCCTCCTTGTATTTTTCAGTATGCTGCACTTGGTGGAAAAGGTTTGCCCTCCCAGTATAGAATGTTATCTGGGGGCTAATACAAATCAGGCTGCAGACTACAAATGTCACCCTTTGTACATCCCTGCTATCAAGGAATCTAGAACAGTAACAGTGAAGGTTGATAATATTCAACTGTAGTCCTGGAGGTGGCAGTAATATGCATAACGATTGggatgttttctttttcttttttttttttttttagttctgcgTTAACAGAACATACATTCAAAAGCAAGCAATTTTTAATCTGGATAGTTTGATGCTTACTCAATGGGggttcttcctcctcttcctcatcaGAGCCATCCTCTTTATAAAGCACAGGACCATCTGAATCGCTATCCTCTCGGTGCAGTCCAtgctcgtcgtcgtcgtcgtcatctTCCTCTTCGTCGTCTTCCTCGTCGTCGtcatcttcctcctcctcatcagCCTCTCTACCAGGAATGACACACATTCCGATGTCACCGACCATGCCCCGGCGACTCCGTGGTCCGAGCTCTGGCTGGGGGATCTCGCCGTCGTACTCCACCTCTTCCTCATCGTCATCCTCGTCCTCTTCGGAGTAATCGTCCTCAGACCTCATGGGAATGCAAAAAGTTTCAATTAgtttttattttgaacattaacaAGCAATGGAAATATGACAAGACAGTCTCGTTAGGGTACTTGCTTTACGATTGACCAGTCGCTCTTAACTCACAGTTTTAGTGGTTGGATGCTGATAGGAAGGGGGCGACCTCGATCTGCTTGGTAATCAGGAGGCGTTTCAAAGAGTAATGTGTGCGCACGCTGCGACCCGTCTGGTTTGGGTTGAAATGGGCCAGGGCTAGAGAGAGCTCGCTGGATCATGATATGCAGTGGAACCGGAGCAGGGCGCTGGGGAGACTCAACGGTAGGGCTTGGTGGGTCAAACAAAATTGGTATGGGTTGGGGCAGCGGGTGCGGGTACGAGTGCTGATGGTGAAGGTGGTGGGGGTGCATGTGTTGGCGGGGCGGAGAGGGAGGTATGTGTGATGGCAGCGGCGGGGAGGGAGGAGTAGGAGAAGGCAGCTGAAAGGTCTCAGAGCTCTGCTCCTCAAGAAGAGGCTGGGGGGAGATGACGGGATGGCCTGAAGCAGCAGGATCCTCCGTGTTGCGTTTGGTGACTGGTGTGGTTCTCTTTGGGGGCATTGGTGGGGAGGGCTTGGCTGGGACCAGACTGGCGGCTCCCGTGCCTTGTGTGACGTCTCCTGCAGACAGAGGCAAAGTCCATAATGTAAAGTCAACATTTAAAACTCCTTAGTGAGCATCACAGACTTTGTTTTCTATCTTTCTTTGCTAATGTGAAATGAAAGCACATGCTACTCCCGCTGTACAGTCAAGAGATCCGGTCTGACAGAACACTGTCCAAATTAACAACTGGAATTACATGCCTGACTGAGCATGAGTGCATACAGAGAATGACGTCACGTGGCTGTGTCAACATGGATGCACACATTGAACTAACACGCAAGTGTGCAACATGTGCCCCGGGTCAGAGACAAAGGAGACACAAACAGCCTTGCATGCGCAAGAAAGCCAGACTTTAAACCTGTGCATCGCAACCTAGTGGACAATTTTAGGCTCATAAGTGGCATGCACATGTTTATACGTTATTTCTGAACgctttaaagtcacatctttgTGAAGTCATCGCCGTGATGAGTGCTGCCAAACCATAAGCATGCAGTAGACAAATAAACTCTTAATCATTCTGTTACAACCATTATAGTGCATTCATTCTTGTCCATCACATTCCAGCAGAGTTGAGCGGGTCACTTCCTTAAAATTCCATTGATTAATTGCAGGCCATCGACCCGCTAAAAGTGTACTCTATTTGGCATGCCAAATTAAAGTATCAAGTTGAAATATGCTCAATTGCTTAAATACACAAAGCACACTCATTATCTACCTATTATGGGCATGCAACCTGTGTAGATCACATTGAAAGTGACGCAACCAAGGCCTATCGGGGAGGGAGGGGACATACGTGAACAGCCAGAAAGGACACTACATGGTGAAAAATGCAGACTCTGAAAATGGGGAGTGGTACTTCAGACACAGGGCACCCTGGTTTCAGACACCAGAGTGCCTTCTTTTTACCTGAGCGCAGGCCTCCAGCCCGCCGGCACAGGTAGACAGGCAGGGACAGATAGACATCATACTCGCACTCTCGCTTCCAGCAGGACCAGTAGAGCGGAAGTTGTGCATTCTCTCCCCCCTGCAGGGCGGAGACTAACAGGGGGAGACGGAGGCCCTCAGCTGGAGTGTTTAATAGCTGCAGGTACATGGCTGCGGGCTTTATGCAGTGTTCAGGGGTGTTTACACACTGTCAACTTCATTTAAAACATTCTCAATAATACTGACAGTGCCTCTACAAAATACTTTAATGGCCTTTCTCAATAGGTGGGTTAAAACATGAGAAAGATGGGTTTCTATTTGTCCCAGTGTCAGTCATCACAAATACAGTGTAAAGTATAACCGGTAATGTCAACATCATGCCTGGAAGTTATGCAcactcacacatgcacacaaccAAATGTTGAATCATCAGCGATAATAAGCCTCATAAGAATGAATCAAACAAAGTACATAGTCCCACTCAAATGGGAATTAGGCAGCAATCCCAAATGAAACAGAAAAACACAACAGCCAGTGAACTGCAGCCGTGTGAACTGAGGCTCACAGTCACAAGAGTCCCTGTTGTCTTCAAAGTGTCAAATGACGGAGAAGAAAATAGTTGCTACAATAGTCCGACTGTTATAATTAGCTCGATTAATGATGCTCAAACTGTTTAGAAAGGCTCGTTaaggacactttttcttatagaTTCTTACATTAGCCGACTGAGCTTATTTATTCATAAATGTGATTAATGAAACACATTTGTAAATTGCAGCGCACAGTACCGTATATATCAACTGTGCAACTAAGCAAAGCTTACCCAGCATGCCAGGGTTGCCCCTGTTCACCGGCTTGGGCGGAGGTAAAGGCGGCTGCTTGGCGGCCTGAGTGGTTGATGACGACGACCCGGCCGACGAGGACTGCTGACTGCTCGTGCCTGAGGAGGAGACAATCCTTGTAGGCTTCGATGCGACACCCGAGGAGGAAGAGGCCGCCTGGTACTGGGCGGATGAATGGTTGGACGGGGTGCGAGATGGCCCCTCGCTACCAGGTTCAGCCGTGGAGCTTATCAGCCACTTTGGAGGCATGACGGACTGTTTGGGTGGCAGAGGTTCACGAAGAGTGTCTTCAGGGTCAGGGACAAAATTGCTGTCTGACTCTATGAAAACAAGACACCATGGGAAATGATCAGAACAGTTGAACTATATTGTATAAGaacagaaaaaaataatcaattactATTAAAAACAGAACCACATCTTTTTGTCTTTTTCCCCATTAgagaattttattttgaattcTATCTAAACATGGCTGGCTATAGATGTTGCATTTGAGGACAACAACAACAGTAAGCTATTTGCTGCCAGTTCACCACTCCAAATATGCACCGTGATAGCACTTGATTGAGAATTGCATTATCTATGGATCAGTGGCGACGCGATAAAC
Protein-coding sequences here:
- the phactr4b gene encoding phosphatase and actin regulator 4B isoform X5, with product MENRDDEEDEQHHSTMVAEASSTGESTPPPKRKGKFSSLGNIFKPWKWRKKKSSEKFKEASEELERRMSTRRTRQELIERGLLKEVPDNDADGAAQNLKQPYVKNGHTLPVSGGAGQSSGRSNQGRIPSDSDYRINPTWLPQTDDHRGRSPSDGGRRRVQASRGSGPPPEEAQRGSGVMGPRVHVENEWKPNMARHGQVYNQIDEGRSGDQLHLENGQRRSGLQKAPSEDGRRSRPTDVDWKPTLPRHASAEEGRARRESDSNFVPDPEDTLREPLPPKQSVMPPKWLISSTAEPGSEGPSRTPSNHSSAQYQAASSSSGVASKPTRIVSSSGTSSQQSSSAGSSSSTTQAAKQPPLPPPKPVNRGNPGMLVSALQGGENAQLPLYWSCWKRECEYDVYLSLPVYLCRRAGGLRSGDVTQGTGAASLVPAKPSPPMPPKRTTPVTKRNTEDPAASGHPVISPQPLLEEQSSETFQLPSPTPPSPPLPSHIPPSPPRQHMHPHHLHHQHSYPHPLPQPIPILFDPPSPTVESPQRPAPVPLHIMIQRALSSPGPFQPKPDGSQRAHTLLFETPPDYQADRGRPLPISIQPLKLSEDDYSEEDEDDDEEEVEYDGEIPQPELGPRSRRGMVGDIGMCVIPGREADEEEEDDDDEEDDEEEDDDDDDEHGLHREDSDSDGPVLYKEDGSDEEEEEEPPLSALASRVKRKDTLALSSRSSAPDRDRFSQERSGRDDQPPGQTGLTWQSREQWETIRTQIGTALTRRLSQRPTAEELEQRNILQPKNPADRQAEVREIKRRLTRKLSQRPTVAELHARKILRFHEYVEVTDAQDYDRRADKPWTKLTPADKAAIRKELNDYKKTQMEVHEDSKIYTRFHRP
- the phactr4b gene encoding phosphatase and actin regulator 4B isoform X3, giving the protein MGQSFRVETPAQDSEQHNNGDDEEDEQHHSTMVAEASSTGESTPPPKRKGKFSSLGNIFKPWKWRKKKSSEKFKEASEELERRMSTRRTRQELIERGLLKEVPDNDADGAAQNLKQPYVKNGHTLPVSGGAGQSSGRSNQGRIPSDSDYRINPTWLPQTDDHRGRSPSDGGRRRVQASRGSGPPPEEAQRGSGVMGPRVHVENEWKPNMARHGQVYNQIDEGRSGDQLHLENGQRRSGLQKAPSEDGRRSRPTDVDWKPTLPRHASAEEGRARRESDSNFVPDPEDTLREPLPPKQSVMPPKWLISSTAEPGSEGPSRTPSNHSSAQYQAASSSSGVASKPTRIVSSSGTSSQQSSSAGSSSSTTQAAKQPPLPPPKPVNRGNPGMLVSALQGGENAQLPLYWSCWKRECEYDVYLSLPVYLCRRAGGLRSGDVTQGTGAASLVPAKPSPPMPPKRTTPVTKRNTEDPAASGHPVISPQPLLEEQSSETFQLPSPTPPSPPLPSHIPPSPPRQHMHPHHLHHQHSYPHPLPQPIPILFDPPSPTVESPQRPAPVPLHIMIQRALSSPGPFQPKPDGSQRAHTLLFETPPDYQADRGRPLPISIQPLKLSEDDYSEEDEDDDEEEVEYDGEIPQPELGPRSRRGMVGDIGMCVIPGREADEEEEDDDDEEDDEEEDDDDDDEHGLHREDSDSDGPVLYKEDGSDEEEEEEPPLSALASRVKRKDTLALSSRSSAPDRDRFSQERSGRDDQPPGQTGLTWQSREQWETIRTQIGTALTRRLSQRPTAEELEQRNILQPKNPADRQAEVREIKRRLTRKLSQRPTVAELHARKILRFHEYVEVTDAQDYDRRADKPWTKLTPADKAAIRKELNDYKKTQMEVHEDSKIYTRFHRP
- the phactr4b gene encoding phosphatase and actin regulator 4B isoform X6; this encodes MLHLRLLEVFCCFPMACCFKSRHHGSWTLNSHLPDDEEDEQHHSTMVAEASSTGESTPPPKRKGKFSSLGNIFKPWKWRKKKSSEKFKEASEELERRMSTRRTRQELIERGLLKEVPDNDADGAAQNLKQPYVKNGHTLPVSGGAGQSSGRSNQGRIPSDSDYRINPTWLPQTDDHRGRSPSDGGRRRVQASRGSGPPPEEAQRGSGVMGPRVHVENEWKPNMARHGQVYNQIDEGRSGDQLHLENGQRRSGLQKAPSEDGRRSRPTDVDWKPTLPRHASAEEGRARRESDSNFVPDPEDTLREPLPPKQSVMPPKWLISSTAEPGSEGPSRTPSNHSSAQYQAASSSSGVASKPTRIVSSSGTSSQQSSSAGSSSSTTQAAKQPPLPPPKPVNRGNPGMLGDVTQGTGAASLVPAKPSPPMPPKRTTPVTKRNTEDPAASGHPVISPQPLLEEQSSETFQLPSPTPPSPPLPSHIPPSPPRQHMHPHHLHHQHSYPHPLPQPIPILFDPPSPTVESPQRPAPVPLHIMIQRALSSPGPFQPKPDGSQRAHTLLFETPPDYQADRGRPLPISIQPLKLSEDDYSEEDEDDDEEEVEYDGEIPQPELGPRSRRGMVGDIGMCVIPGREADEEEEDDDDEEDDEEEDDDDDDEHGLHREDSDSDGPVLYKEDGSDEEEEEEPPLSALASRVKRKDTLALSSRSSAPDRDRFSQERSGRDDQPPGQTGLTWQSREQWETIRTQIGTALTRRLSQRPTAEELEQRNILQPKNPADRQAEVREIKRRLTRKLSQRPTVAELHARKILRFHEYVEVTDAQDYDRRADKPWTKLTPADKAAIRKELNDYKKTQMEVHEDSKIYTRFHRP
- the phactr4b gene encoding phosphatase and actin regulator 4B isoform X2, which encodes MLHLRLLEVFCCFPMACCFKSRHHGSWTLNSHLPDDEEDEQHHSTMVAEASSTGESTPPPKRKGKFSSLGNIFKPWKWRKKKSSEKFKEASEELERRMSTRRTRQELIERGLLKEVPDNDGAAQNLKQPYVKNGHTLPVSGGAGQSSGRSNQGRIPSDSDYRINPTWLPQTDDHRGRSPSDGGRRRVQASRGSGPPPEEAQRGSGVMGPRVHVENEWKPNMARHGQVYNQIDEGRSGDQLHLENGQRRSGLQKAPSEDGRRSRPTDVDWKPTLPRHASAEEGRARRESDSNFVPDPEDTLREPLPPKQSVMPPKWLISSTAEPGSEGPSRTPSNHSSAQYQAASSSSGVASKPTRIVSSSGTSSQQSSSAGSSSSTTQAAKQPPLPPPKPVNRGNPGMLVSALQGGENAQLPLYWSCWKRECEYDVYLSLPVYLCRRAGGLRSGDVTQGTGAASLVPAKPSPPMPPKRTTPVTKRNTEDPAASGHPVISPQPLLEEQSSETFQLPSPTPPSPPLPSHIPPSPPRQHMHPHHLHHQHSYPHPLPQPIPILFDPPSPTVESPQRPAPVPLHIMIQRALSSPGPFQPKPDGSQRAHTLLFETPPDYQADRGRPLPISIQPLKLSEDDYSEEDEDDDEEEVEYDGEIPQPELGPRSRRGMVGDIGMCVIPGREADEEEEDDDDEEDDEEEDDDDDDEHGLHREDSDSDGPVLYKEDGSDEEEEEEPPLSALASRVKRKDTLALSSRSSAPDRDRFSQERSGRDDQPPGQTGLTWQSREQWETIRTQIGTALTRRLSQRPTAEELEQRNILQPKNPADRQAEVREIKRRLTRKLSQRPTVAELHARKILRFHEYVEVTDAQDYDRRADKPWTKLTPADKAAIRKELNDYKKTQMEVHEDSKIYTRFHRP
- the phactr4b gene encoding phosphatase and actin regulator 4B isoform X1, with the translated sequence MLHLRLLEVFCCFPMACCFKSRHHGSWTLNSHLPDDEEDEQHHSTMVAEASSTGESTPPPKRKGKFSSLGNIFKPWKWRKKKSSEKFKEASEELERRMSTRRTRQELIERGLLKEVPDNDADGAAQNLKQPYVKNGHTLPVSGGAGQSSGRSNQGRIPSDSDYRINPTWLPQTDDHRGRSPSDGGRRRVQASRGSGPPPEEAQRGSGVMGPRVHVENEWKPNMARHGQVYNQIDEGRSGDQLHLENGQRRSGLQKAPSEDGRRSRPTDVDWKPTLPRHASAEEGRARRESDSNFVPDPEDTLREPLPPKQSVMPPKWLISSTAEPGSEGPSRTPSNHSSAQYQAASSSSGVASKPTRIVSSSGTSSQQSSSAGSSSSTTQAAKQPPLPPPKPVNRGNPGMLVSALQGGENAQLPLYWSCWKRECEYDVYLSLPVYLCRRAGGLRSGDVTQGTGAASLVPAKPSPPMPPKRTTPVTKRNTEDPAASGHPVISPQPLLEEQSSETFQLPSPTPPSPPLPSHIPPSPPRQHMHPHHLHHQHSYPHPLPQPIPILFDPPSPTVESPQRPAPVPLHIMIQRALSSPGPFQPKPDGSQRAHTLLFETPPDYQADRGRPLPISIQPLKLSEDDYSEEDEDDDEEEVEYDGEIPQPELGPRSRRGMVGDIGMCVIPGREADEEEEDDDDEEDDEEEDDDDDDEHGLHREDSDSDGPVLYKEDGSDEEEEEEPPLSALASRVKRKDTLALSSRSSAPDRDRFSQERSGRDDQPPGQTGLTWQSREQWETIRTQIGTALTRRLSQRPTAEELEQRNILQPKNPADRQAEVREIKRRLTRKLSQRPTVAELHARKILRFHEYVEVTDAQDYDRRADKPWTKLTPADKAAIRKELNDYKKTQMEVHEDSKIYTRFHRP
- the phactr4b gene encoding phosphatase and actin regulator 4B isoform X4, whose protein sequence is MLHLRLLEVFCCFPMACCFKSRHHGSWTLNSHLPDDEEDEQHHSTMVAEASSTGESTPPPKRKGKFSSLGNIFKPWKWRKKKSSEKFKEASEDGAAQNLKQPYVKNGHTLPVSGGAGQSSGRSNQGRIPSDSDYRINPTWLPQTDDHRGRSPSDGGRRRVQASRGSGPPPEEAQRGSGVMGPRVHVENEWKPNMARHGQVYNQIDEGRSGDQLHLENGQRRSGLQKAPSEDGRRSRPTDVDWKPTLPRHASAEEGRARRESDSNFVPDPEDTLREPLPPKQSVMPPKWLISSTAEPGSEGPSRTPSNHSSAQYQAASSSSGVASKPTRIVSSSGTSSQQSSSAGSSSSTTQAAKQPPLPPPKPVNRGNPGMLVSALQGGENAQLPLYWSCWKRECEYDVYLSLPVYLCRRAGGLRSGDVTQGTGAASLVPAKPSPPMPPKRTTPVTKRNTEDPAASGHPVISPQPLLEEQSSETFQLPSPTPPSPPLPSHIPPSPPRQHMHPHHLHHQHSYPHPLPQPIPILFDPPSPTVESPQRPAPVPLHIMIQRALSSPGPFQPKPDGSQRAHTLLFETPPDYQADRGRPLPISIQPLKLSEDDYSEEDEDDDEEEVEYDGEIPQPELGPRSRRGMVGDIGMCVIPGREADEEEEDDDDEEDDEEEDDDDDDEHGLHREDSDSDGPVLYKEDGSDEEEEEEPPLSALASRVKRKDTLALSSRSSAPDRDRFSQERSGRDDQPPGQTGLTWQSREQWETIRTQIGTALTRRLSQRPTAEELEQRNILQPKNPADRQAEVREIKRRLTRKLSQRPTVAELHARKILRFHEYVEVTDAQDYDRRADKPWTKLTPADKAAIRKELNDYKKTQMEVHEDSKIYTRFHRP